The Solanum lycopersicum chromosome 9, SLM_r2.1 genome window below encodes:
- the LOC101253314 gene encoding uncharacterized protein — protein sequence MSQQEKSSSISNIIQDPLKLLKHNVVSLFPNTKITNIFTIFMKCFLVICLFASFLFISFTSFSNRFIWFSPCLDCGAINIHTSYAYSATVTNNINEKEDITNITHILFGIGGSAKTWKNRKNYSDLWWEPNVTRGFVWLDEKPRENDTWPEYSPPYRVSEDTSRFKYTCWFGDRSAVRIARIVKESFELGLENVRWFVMGDDDTVFFTKNLVTVLSKYDHNQMYYIGGNSESVEQDLVHSYGMAYGGGGIAISYPLAEVLVKFLDGCINRYHDFYGSDQKIGGCMAEIGVPLTRELGFHQMDIRGSARGLLAAHPLTPIVSLHHLGVIHSLIPLMDRVDSIKKVIEAYKKDSSRTMQQSFCYDLKKNWSISVSWGYSIQLYPNLMNGKELETPMRTFETWKGFEEPFTFNTRPNYIEPCQRPIEYYLDRVFELDNGETLTSYKRIGDYNKQCDNENYSPALAIQMVNVTAKILSPQIWRQAPHRQCCEVINGEDNSNIIDTVLQIRIRSCNKWESATLPF from the exons atgtctCAACAAGAAAAATCATCTTCCATCTCCAATATTATTCAAGATCCATTAAAACTCTTGAAACATAACGTAGTCTCGTTATTCCCTAACACAAAAATCACAAATATTTTCACAATTTTCATGAAGtgttttcttgttatttgtttatttgcttCCTTTTTATTCATCTCATTCACTTCATTTTCCAATCGATTTATATGGTTTAGTCCATGTCTCGATTGTGGTGCCATAAATATTCATACTAGTTATGCTTATAGTGCTACCGTTACAAATAATATCAACGAAAAAGAAGATATTACTAACataactcatattttatttggtatCGGAGGGTCCGCTAAGACATGGAAAAATCGAAAAAATTATTCCGATTTATGGTGGGAACCTAACGTTACACGAGGGTTCGTGTGGCTCGATGAGAAGCCGCGAGAAAATGACACGTGGCCTGAATATTCCCCGCCCTATAGGGTATCGGAGGACACGTCAAGGTTCAAGTACACGTGTTGGTTTGGTGATCGATCAGCTGTGAGGATTGCGAGAATTGTGAAAGAGAGTTTTGAATTAGGGTTAGAGAATGTGAGATGGTTCGTTATGGGGGACGATGATACGGTATTTTTTACGAAGAATTTAGTAACGGTTTTGAGTAAATACGATCATAATCAAATGTATTATATTGGTGGTAATTCAGAAAGTGTGGAACAAGATTTGGTACATTCTTATGGTATGGcttatggtggtggtggaaTTGCTATTAGTTATCCTCTTGCAGAGGTCCTCGTAAAGTTTTTAGACGGTTGTATTAATCGATATCATGATTTCTACGGTTCTGATCAAAAGATTGGTGGATGTATGGCTGAGATTGGTGTTCCTCTCACTAGAGAACTCGGATTTCATCag atggaCATACGTGGTAGTGCACGTGGACTTTTGGCCGCGCATCCATTGACACCAATTGTATCATTGCACCATCTAGGTGTTATACATTCTCTAATACCACTAATGGATCGAGTCGATTCAATAAAGAAGGTAATTGAGGCATATAAAAAAGACTCAAGTAGAACAATGCAACAAAGTTTTTGCtatgatttaaagaaaaattggtcGATATCAGTATCATGGGGatattcgattcaattgtatccAAATTTAATGAATGGGAAGGAATTAGAGACACCAATGAGGACATTTGAGACATGGAAAGGGTTTGAAGAGCCATTTACGTTTAATACTAGGCCAAATTATATTGAGCCATGTCAAAGGCCTATCGAGTATTATTTGGATCGCGTTTTTGAGCTCGATAATGGTGAAACTTTAACGAGTTATAAGAGAATTGGTGATTATAATAAGCAATGTGATAATGAAAATTATTCACCAGCATTAGCAATTCAAATGGTTAATGTCACAGCCAAGATTTTATCTCCACAAATATGGAGACAG gCACCACATAGGCAATGTTGTGAGGTGATTAATGGTGAagataatagtaatattattgACACTGTTTTACAAATCAGAATTAGAAGTTGCAATAAATGGGAATCAGCAACATTGCCCTTTTGA